One genomic region from Methanocaldococcus fervens AG86 encodes:
- a CDS encoding 30S ribosomal protein S14, with amino-acid sequence MAKKPWKKKYGYGIRPCQRCGHVGPGLIRKYGLNLCRQCFREIAYKLGFKKLD; translated from the coding sequence ATGGCAAAAAAACCATGGAAAAAGAAATATGGTTATGGAATTAGACCTTGCCAAAGATGTGGGCACGTAGGTCCAGGATTAATTAGGAAGTATGGATTAAACCTCTGCAGACAGTGTTTTAGAGAAATAGCTTACAAATTAGGATTTAAAAAATTAGATTAA
- a CDS encoding 30S ribosomal protein S8 — protein sequence MSLMDPLANALNHISNCERVGKKVVYIKPASKLIGRVLKVMQDNGYIGEFEFIEDGRAGIFKVELVGKINKCGAIKPRFPVKKFGYEKFEKRYLPARDFGILIVSTTQGVMSHEEAKKRGLGGRLLAYVY from the coding sequence ATGAGTTTAATGGACCCACTAGCAAATGCATTAAACCATATCTCTAACTGTGAGAGAGTGGGTAAAAAGGTAGTCTATATAAAACCAGCGTCTAAATTAATTGGAAGGGTTTTAAAAGTTATGCAGGATAACGGCTACATAGGAGAGTTTGAATTTATAGAAGACGGTAGAGCTGGAATATTTAAAGTTGAGTTGGTAGGGAAAATAAACAAGTGTGGAGCTATAAAACCAAGATTTCCAGTTAAGAAATTTGGATACGAAAAATTTGAGAAAAGATACTTACCAGCAAGAGACTTTGGTATATTAATTGTTTCAACAACACAGGGAGTTATGAGCCACGAAGAAGCGAAGAAAAGAGGATTAGGAGGAAGGTTATTAGCTTACGTATATTAA